The sequence TAGATTTTAACCTGGATATCAATGATGATTATACATCAAGCGGAACAGTAGAACGCACGACCGACCTGAAAATGGGCGTACGCAAGAGCCTTGCGGATAACCGGCTGCAGGTATATGTGGGCAGCACATTTGCACTGGAAGGCCATAACCAGAATGAAAATTCAGTAGCCGGAATTGCCGGTGATATTACCCTGGAGTATATGCTGACCAAGGATGGCCGGTACCGGATCAAAGGGTTCCGGATAAATGAAGAGGATATGACTTTCGAAGGCACCATTGTTAAAACCGGGGTCACTTTTGTAGTGGTGCTTGAATTCAATAAAATCAAGAACGCCTTTAAAAAGAAAAAGAACAGGGAAAATTAATGCTGCAGCAAAGACCATATATGGACAAGTGGCATATAGTGCTAGTGATGGCCTTTGTAATGCTGAGTTCCTGCAGTGTTTATAAGACTGTTCCCGCTGAGGATTTCCTTTTTACGGGAGGAAAAGTTATGGCTGATACCGGGAAGCTGAATAAAGATATCAGGACGGACCTTGAAAAATTCATCAAGCCACCTCCCAATAGCAAACTCCTGGGGATACCCTTCAAGCTGCTGTTTTATAATTCCGTAAAGGAACCGACAAAGTCCAAAGGGTATGCTTATAATGTTAGGAACAAATGGGGGCAGGCACCGGCATTATTAAGTGAAGTGAAAACGAAATCCATCGAAAAAAGGATGGAAGATGAGTTGTTCAATAAAGGCTATTTGCGTCCGGAAGTACATAACAAGGTGATAAAAAAAGGCCGGAAGGCCAGGGTGGAATTTGGTGTCAGTCCCGGTGATCGATATACCATCAGGGAGATACATTATCCGGCTGACAGCTCTGTATTCGGGAAGCTGTTGCAGGCGACGGCGAAGGAAAGCCTTTTGCATACCGGCGATTATTTTGACCTGAAGCAATTCAGTGCAGAGCGGGAGCGGATGTCGAAGGAATTGAAGGAGAAAGGGTATTATTATTTTGAACCTGACTACCTGCTGTATCGTGTCGATAGCCTGCACCAGGCGAAGGCCGATCTTTATGTAACCCTGAAAGATATGATACCGGCTGAGGCCAAGAAAGTGTGGCATATCGGCGGTATCACCATCTATGGGAACTACACCCTTGAACGGGATTCACTGATCATGCAGGATAGCGGCCGCCAGGAAAAACAATTTACGATCATTGACAGAAGGAATAATTACAGGACCAGCCTGTATGAGCGGGCCATACCCATCAGGCAGGGCCAGCTCTATGCTACATCAATGCATAGCCTCACTATTGAAAGGCTGATGAACCTGAATACTTACCGGTTTGTAAAAATGGCCTTCACCCCTGTACCGGATAGTATAACACCCATCCTGAATACCCGGATATTCCTTAGTCCGGCGAAGAAACAAACCATGCGGTTTGAAATATCGGGCAATACCAAATCGAATAACTATGTGGGGTCAGAGATTTCCGTGACGTACAAGAATGTGAACCTGAACCGGGGGGCAGAGATCTTTGATTTTAAAATCACGGGCGGGTTTGATGTACAGGTGGGTGGGCAGCAGGCTTCTGAAAATGCCTATTCCTTAACCGCTGAAATGAATTTATATGTGCCG comes from Flavihumibacter fluvii and encodes:
- a CDS encoding BamA/TamA family outer membrane protein, which encodes MDKWHIVLVMAFVMLSSCSVYKTVPAEDFLFTGGKVMADTGKLNKDIRTDLEKFIKPPPNSKLLGIPFKLLFYNSVKEPTKSKGYAYNVRNKWGQAPALLSEVKTKSIEKRMEDELFNKGYLRPEVHNKVIKKGRKARVEFGVSPGDRYTIREIHYPADSSVFGKLLQATAKESLLHTGDYFDLKQFSAERERMSKELKEKGYYYFEPDYLLYRVDSLHQAKADLYVTLKDMIPAEAKKVWHIGGITIYGNYTLERDSLIMQDSGRQEKQFTIIDRRNNYRTSLYERAIPIRQGQLYATSMHSLTIERLMNLNTYRFVKMAFTPVPDSITPILNTRIFLSPAKKQTMRFEISGNTKSNNYVGSEISVTYKNVNLNRGAEIFDFKITGGFDVQVGGQQASENAYSLTAEMNLYVPQLIPGLRINTMNNPYLPRTVITPAIEYFQKTDLYTMRSIRFSYGYIWKRGKSIEQNLKLLHINGVDPINTTPKFDSMMATDASLKAAFEKQIIIGTRYLFQYNNTYRAKSRFNYAFDGGINTSGNIAGLFVQPKGDTAGSKQVFNVPLSQFIRFQADLRGYWRFAPKLTWANRIIGGVGFAYGNSSNMPYSEQFFIGGSSSLRAFRARTLGPGSYHTEESVYNANESGDIKMEFNSELRYNMSRFVKLAVFVDAGNIWYRKEVPDKPGASLERGELFKETAVGTGLGLRFDASVLVVRFDLAMPLRKPWYPEGERWVINQVNFGDSDWRKENLVLNIGIGYPF